Genomic window (Manduca sexta isolate Smith_Timp_Sample1 chromosome 26, JHU_Msex_v1.0, whole genome shotgun sequence):
tgcctgctgagcgtgtcaaacttgtaatgaatacaaataaatcatatcactgaagtatcaaaaaaatgtgtttaatttacatggactttctacgaaatttcattttgcaTATGTATTTAATCATTTGTTgctattgcaaatatattatctactatattcgattttaactttctataatatatagCGTAGCGGtgtgtgcgtgagcctcatggactggttcacaaaacgagcctattgaaataaatcatttaatttgaaagatttagttgtgagatttaaaaaaaatatatattattacacttaaaattaaCTCTTTGCAAATACAAACGTTAtaacatttggaaggcatcccaaaaaaagttaagtaatcaaaaatcttgtttagttatctctaaaaataattactgcgaaCTTACCCTTTTTATCcgcaaatgataaaaaaaaacacttacttATGTCAAAAACAGGTAGATACAATATATCTTTTGTCAAATCGTGAAATTAGTTGTATGAATTATTCAGCCATgacatttatttcttatttttcttataaatgaagggtctaaaattgttattgtaatgaCTTTAAGTGACTAaatttggcacattattattcaataagtttgaggttgatTGGAATTAATTGGAAACAAAAACCCAGTGCCCATACAAAaagcggacatgtcctttaaaaagtaaataaaatgttcaaaaaaagcataaagaatttggagaaaaaatatcaatttctaataatgaaatgaataacaatgatttatgattatgtgaatgattgaacgaattaaataaactaaactatttaagtaatttttacaattcaaaattcaatcataatatgcagctattaaatcgataaaaaaattcaataactgtaaactgattatagactttgggttttaactgagcgaaaactaaataattggctaaagaaagtaactaaagtttacaaactggacatgtgcagcaataaaatgttagccttgcaaatattactgtaataagaattcaaatcaacacctacacttataatctttaaatgtcTCTGTTGCTGTTGTTATGCGCTAGCATAACAATAGACTCAGTTTatcgataaatgcgtccacgtaagaacggtgtcaataaaaacatttataaaaaatgcgctctttaacaaaccatttttgtgaaatatttgttcttttaaaacaacatctgcagcaataaaaatgttggcctttcaatattactctaataaaagcaaattaccgtctacacataaaatctataaactcgcctcaaattcaataaataataatagctgcataccgataaatagtccaattacctatttcaaaaaggtgttaactagttcaaattaggatgaaaaagaTGTATTTCGTTATTTACTCAAAAAccattcatatttaagataaaaaagatgATTaagaggaaattaaaaaaaaaaagaatatcgccaagaagctaataattttaggtcaattattttaactttaatgttaatacatatttgtaaatggagagattggaataaaatgttatcgtctaagttattgaaattaaataaaataataattcaaataatgaaatctattaactatgatttatgattataatatgaattattgaacgaattgaatgaACTGAACTGTtcaatttttacgattcaaaattcaatcataatatacagcaattcaatttatttaataaattaattatagactatgggtttaaagagaccgaaaactaaaaaaaaacggcttaaaaaagtagctaatcataatttacttacaaaatatagttgtgagaAATATGACAGaaattggtataaaattaatattttttgaatacaacataaagtttggtttgttaaaatataataagcaagTAATcagacacataatataatataaaataattaacgtaatgtcgtttctcatttattaatagataatgccaaaaaattcaacaacaaaaacactgtaaatcgcgattgtctccaaactataaaacttttgctattacgttctttacgccgacgatatgcaccttacaagtataggaattatcttCATAGCATAAACGTGCGCGCATccattttaatttcgttttctattatacactcagcagcggttcggtggtgttacgtaacgtcattgcaggtagccagcaGTAGCCAGCAGCCATACCGCTCTGAGCACCCGCCTCGAACGGTCCCTTTGGTTTTTACCGAGTACCTGCTCGGTAAAGCTATTGTCCCGTTCCGAGAACCGCTCGGAACGACCGCAGCGAACCTCGCTGCAGCCCGGACAAAGGGAACAATAGGGCATTGTCCCCGTTGTTACCTGCGTCCTTTGTTTCGGTCCGGCCGCGTCCTTCTCAGGACAGGGTCCAACCCGTTTTATCGTTTCATCGACGATTTTGCCCCTTCAGGGCTAGCTCGGTGGTAAACCTAACGGTGATAACAAGCCGAGCTAGCGGTGACCCGGCCCGCGCTGCACCCCCTCAGGGCTAAAGCGAAGCCGGACGGGTGCGGATAAGGAAGCTGTGGAGACACACCACAGTTTCCCCCGCATATCTCCTTCCCAACCCTACCTTTCCTTTTCACTCCATCCCGTGTGACGGTTGAGCGTGCGGATCCCTAAAAAGGTCCAATACCGTTTACGTCGCACGGATTGTTAGGAACTCTTTCGCACATTAAGATTGGCAAAGGGATACAAGCTTAGGGCACACCTAATTTTTAAGTACATCCCCCCTCGCCTACATCCGGCGGGGAGGGCCACTCACGCACACAACCCCGGGCACACCCACCCGGGGACGTTTTTTGATAGTTCTTTTTACATGTCTAGAATCACGCGTTCGCTTTTAGTGCGATAGCCGCCTGGTTTCTTGTGGGTTCTTTCCCAGGCGGAACGCACCCGGGTCCCGAACCCACTCGCGGCCCGttcatttctattattattaagtgcCCCTAGGCCCGGATTCGCCCGCAATGGCAGAGTCTAGGCCTATGGACACTGACCAGCCCGTGGCGGAGGTAGTCGGCGAGGCGAAACACGCCATGCTGGCAACCCTCGCCACCTACATTAAGGGCGACCCAATATTTAGCTCATACGTGCGCTCGATATTGGTAGCCAACGAGCCCCGGGCGGTTCCGGACTCACCGGAGTCGCCCGCTTCTCCCGCGTCCTCCATCGACTCACCTGAGTCACCCGCCTTCTCGGACTCGCCGGAGTCGCCCGCGTTCTCGGACGAACCTAGTCCGCCCGGGAGCCCGGCCGGCGCCGGCGACCCCGACCTCGCCATGGATTCCGATCCAGGCGCACCCCAGCTTTCCGCTGTCCCCGTCGCTTGCGCGTCCAAGCGACCTGTTTCCCCTGCCCCCAGCGAATCACGGTCTGGGGCCGCGTCGTCGGACCTcgacgacgacggcttcacGATCGTGAGGAGCGGGCGCAGGAAGAAGCAGCGCAGCTCAGACGCCTCCGCCTCTCAAGCGCCCTCTGCGCCACCCGCGCCTTCTACGCCCAAACCCGCGGCCTCCAAGCCCGCGCCCGCTAGCTCGACGAAGTCGTCGCCACCTCAACCTAAGGGGCCTAAAAATCCCCCAAAGGTCAATCTCCAACTTCCCGAAGGGGTTCCCCTTCAATCCTTCTTTGATGCGCTCACCACTGAGGGCATTAAAATCCCTCCTAACGCCTGGAACAGTGGCAAAAAAATGCTGTCCCTCCAGCCCGGGTCAATTAGCGACCACCGCGAATTGACCAAATTCCTTGATAGCAAACGCTATCATTACTATACCTTTGCGCTCCTGGATGAGCGCCGCTACAGGTATGTCATCCGCGGCATACCTATCCAAATGTCGGCCGTCGAGGTCCAACAAGGCCTCCAGGCCAAGGGCATTGCAGCCCTAGAGGTGCACCGGATGCACCGCCAATCGCGCGCTTCACAACTGGGCCTCCAATATGAGATGGTCCTGGTTATATTAGCCACCCCCGATGACGTGAAAGCTCTTTATGAGATTCGCGATATCTCGGGCCTCGGCGGCTTCACGGTCGAGACCCCTCACTAGAAAAACGAGGTCGCGCAGTGTCACAACTGCCAGAAGTATGGCCACAATTCGCGTGGCTGTCGCCTCCCCGCCAGGTGCGTCAAGTGCCTCGGCGAACACGGCACGACAGAGTGCCCGCGCCCAAAAGATAGGACTCAGTGCACGGAGCCGCCTTCGTGCACAAACTGCCGGCAATCTGGCCATCCGGCCAATTACCGGGGGTGCCCACGGGCACCCAAGTACAAGTCTAATTTTAGGGCTCCTAGAGCCAATCAGGCCCCTAAGGCAAAGGCCCCTCATGCCGAAAAATTCATTTTGGCCCCAGCCCCGACACGTAAGCCGTGGTTTCCCACCGCGGTACGTGAGGAGGATCTCCCGCCACCCCGGCCACACCTGCATTAGCGGCCACTGTTCCCGATCCCGTCCCAACGCCCTCGACCTCCAAGACTACCCCTTCCAAGGTAGTCAAGTCGAAGGCTCCCGCACCATCCAAACCCCAGGTGGCGGCGACTCCGGCGTCTAGCGGTGCGGCTTCTTCGTCTCATTTCTCCTTCTCTCTGGTTTCCCCAGAGATAATCCAACTCCACGCGCTGATCCACGACTGCGCGTCAAAAATGAAGGCACTAGGTCATTCTGACTCTGTCCTTCTCGCCAAAATCTACAACGCCCAACAGCGTATCTACCAGCTCACGCTGGAATCTattttctctccgtaatggcTTCACCAGACGGAAATAACCCATCGCGACTCAAGCCTCGCTCCCTCAGAGTGGGCTttttcaaccttaatggtttACGAGGCCAACAAGCCGAACTCTCAGATTTTGCTCGCGATCATAAATTGGACGTCTTCCTCCTCCAGGAAACGTTCCTTAAACCCTCCCAACGCAGTCCCAAACttaccaattttaattttgtgcGTAACAATCGCATCAATGGCCCTAAAGGAGGCActctcatttattataaaaggtccctgcattgcatacctctcgaCCCCCCCGAAAGCGTGAGCAACATTGAGGCTTCAGTGTGCAGGCTTTCTATGACAGGACACGCGccgatcactctgatctcggcctatctctcacccagtaaggagcttcactccaaCGAACTTGTAACCCTACTCAGTATGggggagtccgtccttctggcgggcgacCTTAACGCCAAGAGCATTCTGGTTCCTTCTGAACCCACGCACTATAGTTTCATGAACGATAGCTACAGACCTGATATATTAGATATAGCACTCGTAAAGAACGTATGTCTCAACGTGCGTTCCTTGCGAGTGTTACACGAGTTAGACTCAgaccacagacctgtgatcCTAGATCTAGCCCCCTATAACGGTCCCTCAGACACAGGTCCTAACGACCGGGTGAAAGTGTCGACGAATTGGCGGCTCTTGAGCACCAAACTCGCCGACACTTCATCTAATGATCTTTCTTTTATTCCGCCCAACATCTTGACTCGCGAGGAAACGACcggcgcgattcgctccttcaccaaccatctccaccacgtcttgagcgaaagctccgagagggtgcccgagaccggcaacggtcaagggcatcttcccgatgacgtgagatgggtgctgaggaggcgaaacgcagCACTAAAAGCCTGCGTGTCTGACCCCTCCCCGGATCGACGGCGTCTCGCGCGTTACCTCCAACGTGAGGCCAGACATCGCGTAAAGGACGCCGTCGATTCGAGGTGGGAACAGCACTTGTCGGAAATCAAACCGACCCACACGGCCTTTTGGAAGCTGGTCCGctctttcaagagaaaggatgtggcTTCTTTTCCTCCGCTCAATCGTCCAAATCAACGCCCCACGTTTgacgacgacgagaaagcggaattattagcctccaccctgcagtctcaatgctcgctcgCATCCACTCCCGTAGACCAcgatcatcttgttgcggtagacacatacgtcgaaagtaggaacgcgatccctTCGCCGCCTATTCCGCGACCGTTACAAACAATCGACCCGGACGTCGACGCGCCTCCCGACCCCCTCGCGCCGGTGACGATCGAAGAAGTCGtcactctgatcaaggcactaaataggcgaaaagcccccgggctgacggtatccccactaggttactgaaaatgctaccggggcatctggtcaaaattcttgctgacatcctcaatgcagcattccagaactgctactttcctgaggcctggaaagaagcagtcgtgataggaattcacaagccgggtaaacccgcgtcagaaccggcctcttataggcccattagTCTCCTCAGTacgatagggaaactttatgagcggatcgtcctcgaccgtctcaaaatagtagctcattctcacaatctgctccctccggaGCAGTTTGGCTTCCGaaataggcacagttgcgtgcatcagatactccgcatcacggagcatgtctgTTCTAAATTCAAGCTAGGATTttataccggtgctctcttcttcgatgttgagaaagcattcgacaaagtgtggcacaacggcttgttgtacaagctgtacactctcaacgtgcccacacagctcgtgcacatcatacgagaatTTCTGTCGAATCTcggtttcaaatatcgtgtcgagggcaccctctcctcccgtcataccatctcggccggagtcccgcaaggctccaCCCGCGCTATCACCCTTTCTCTtcaaagacgcccatctggcgctaTTCGTGGACGAcacggcgatctacgcttcacgtagagaaccggaacatgtggtgcgcattttgcaggccgccgccgaccagctcggcgagtggtttcgcaaatggcgcatcactgtCAACCCATCCAAAAGTCAAGCTATCCTTTTCTATAGGAAGTTTCAGAAAGAAGCGCCTTacgcttcagttagattgtctggccagatcatcccttggacccataaggtcaaatatctaggtgtgtACCTTGATCAGAGGTTGACCTTCGtcccacacgtaaatgcggtacgcgcgcgagccgcattcgcgatgggccagcttcactggctcttaaacagaaaaagtaagatgtctatccgcaacaagattaggatctttactacgtgcgttagaccgatTATGACGTACGCGTCCCCCGCGTTCGCGCATgtaccgcctgctcgacttcagcgtctgcagatgttacaaaacaaattcctcagacgtgcactcgatgccccgtggtacgttcgcaatcgcaacctccacgtggacaccgatatgccgaccatcaggcactttatgcacatggccagcagacgctatttcgataaggcggtcaatcacccgaatCCGTTAATCCGACTAAATTCGAAATACACTCCattcgaccgcgcgaaatggagaagaccgcgttcagttctgtcagatccagaggacgatataactctggcaatacgtagaaagcacgagctgctcaaaaagctcaaacactctacacgaccgctgctccgtcctcgccgtcgaggacctcgccgcgtcccccgtcctcccgacccttctgataattccggcccgggcgCCGATGTAATCATGTTAGACTGTTAGGTCGTTTTCGCAcctttcgcgtttccataatcgttgatgtccccaaaacatcttctctcagtggccgtcctgagccgaggccgtgaccctttagagggtcgccctcagcatggtcacttaagggctcgcagtgcctaaagcactcacccgcaagatcggtgtgtttgtataagccggccctgccaggctaacaaacgtatgacaggatcaaaaaaaaaaaaaatagccagCAGGcctacgactgatatcgatctatggAATCGATCGAACCTCTGATTTTTTAAGTTGTTTGAGTCAGTGTAATTttcgtgaattatcgtttgcttatAGAAAACCGTGAAGAAACCTATCgtgaagttctttataagaactTTGacggtatgtgaagtctgccaattcgcactagtccagcgtggaGGAGTAAATCCTAAACTATTTCAGTAGTAAATTAGGCCTGTGCCGAGCTGTGGTACAGAATATATAtcgggttgatattattataatagctcTGATTTGAAAGTTAAATTACTACGGTACTATTGTTAAACAAAACATACTAATGCACACTACTGTTTAATTGCTTTTTGTTTAcgtaaacaaataacaatgtatGTAAAACTTACATGCAATCGTTTTTTTATTCAGCCAcaattacatgtttttttacttttaataaataatacaagaatattattattgttagtaaGCTCCTACTGTAATTTTAGTAGCAAAAAAGTAGAGTAAATTTTAAACAGTACTGTTTCTCAAAGGAATTTAAGCTAGTTCGTATTTGTAGACTTGTAGTATTACTTTCATAAGGCGcctacaaaaatacaaatttactatATAGTTCAATGATTTCTTTACCTATAATTCTTTAGGCAGTTAgcagtataatataaagaaacatgacgcataatcaaaatataagtttacgaattataaataaattaaaattttaaaaaaatgttcctGAAGGGGTTAATAGGGATAGAGACCGAGCCTATTtctatattaaacataaattccagacttcgggctaatactgagcaaaataaaacaacatcgCTTTGTTCGACGCAAGATTCAGACCTAAATCCGTGAAAACTGTTATATCCGATTCGAAGCATGTCATGTTGGCATTTATTGCCCATCATGAGGCCTAGCATCACATTTTTATGGAGTTTGCACaatatatttgctggtggtaggatatattttatatccgcccgaataacACCACcttaaacaaggtgttaaaatccgccatagtagcccacgtaagtgtgtcacgttacTATCAGCGTGAAAAATCTTAAATTTGAGTAGACCTTCTCGTAACTCCATTAATATAAGTTTCAAAAGTCAAGACACTGTCCATAACACCGAGATCAtaagtttcatttaatttggccgtattatatttagtatttagaGTTCGACATCGACGTTCGTTCCTTGAAAATCTGATTTGGTGATactaatttacatattttaggcTCATATGATTTGAGACTATTTTCAAGTATGCGTAAgccattttgaattaaaatacagTCTAATATTTCGGTCACTACCATACATTTTCAAATCGTCTCCAAAGAACAGACATTCACCATTTTTAGTCTCAGATGTGACATCATTTATAAAAGCTAGAAACAACATGCCAGACATGCTTGTGATTAGAGTATTTGCGATACTCCTGAGTTGATATAACAGATTTGTTAAAGGGAGACAAAATGTGGATGGTTTGCCACATATGACGAAAACCATTTATGGAAAAATTCATATACTATACTTTTGGGGCTTCGCTAACATAATTAGATGACTGATCTAATCAAAGATACACTACTACTATATATATGATCTGTATTTATTTCATCAACTTCCTGACTGTTGTCAAGTGTGATGTTTATTTTACGAATTAAGGTTCTGGCTGACTAGTTTACGGACAGTCGTGTGACGTTTTGTATATCGTTAGGCTAAGTATATCGTCTTATAATTTAGTTCAAAATCTTAAAACTCCACAGTGTATTTATCTCTAAGCTCGAGAGTTTTGAGTTGAGTTTTAAATCATATAGAAAATTACATGATGAAGAATAGTTTTCcaattaagtattaattaataatgaaacacaaaaaaatgtatttacccacttatattttaaattaaaacaagtcTTATTGTATTGTCTGTAGTCTTATTccctttattacatttaaaaacatatattaactTTTGATATATTTCATTTTCCATTAGCAATTAATAGATAGAACAGAAAACacagtttttaagtttaaatttcatataatcatacaaagatatttattgttattcaaGTCTTTGAAGGAAGTCTTACAAACTTTATAACCACTAACTGTTATAATACCATACTTATTGCATTGGTTTATGAATAACGATATGTTCAAATCTTgatctgtttatatttatagctattATATGCAGTGGTTGTTTGCAGTTTAATGACAATTGTAATTTACAGAGTCTTGGTAGACATTGTGTTCTTGATGTAAGGGTTAGATTCATAATTAAAGACATATACCCCGTATtcatagaagtttttttttatctaaagacggattaatgctgtgataacaagtctgtttctcagctttgtttatctgacagccaattagattcaagttgtatctcaatattagccaatcacaacggtcgTATTTCtacacactgcgaaggctggcatgccgtcagcactgagatacagacttgttatcacagcaatgctgcgtccttagataaaaaaagtcaaTGAATAAGGAGatagattttaaatgtttgtggCGTAACACGAAGCCACTAGTTGAATTCAGTATCTaactattgaaaaatattaatctttctCTGAACATATAGGGtgtatttcatcaaaatttaacATCAGAATCAAATATTTAAGCTTAGTTAGAAACCTCAAAGGTCACTTTTAATCGAAATCCACCCTTGTAatcaaaaatatgtaatgttttaaggTTAGCTAGAAAACTCATTGTACCAAACCGCGCCACTACGTCGCGCTTCTTTTGTTTTAAGAGTCTGCGCGGCGGGGGCTTGGGTGATTGTGTGACGGACTTTTACTCAAGCGGAGCTGCTCGTAGGAACGCAagtactattaaaatataatatattactcaGAATTGGTCCCAATAATAGTATGTCATAGCTAGACAATTTCATAAATACATcgaatataaaatgcaatacatttgttttttataaaatatatttacataccaAAATGcatcagttttattttagacAGGTAGTTTTAGAAATAGGTCAAACTTAAGATTGACTTGTCAATAACAAAGTTGTGGTGATAAAAAATGCTAGATACATtagcttataatataaaataaataacaagggTATTTCTTACATCTACAAATCCACCGATGACTAAGAGACAACTTGTGTAAACTGTTTGAAAATCTTTGTATGGATTCATGCTTCGAAATCATTTAGGTTAGTTCtgatcattcattcattcaaaaattcattatacaataaaaaacagtttatttCTTCTATGAATTGTTTATGtagattgtaaaatattatagaattagtTGTTTTTTCGATAAGCGATATCACAGATACAAATTACCTACTctcttatccccgaaggggtagataAATAGCAATCAAAGTACCCACTTTTTTCCATCTATGTttcattccatgatgtgatagggggcgagtatATCGCCGTATAAGACTCCTCGACTCAGGGCTCATAATGATACgagccctgagtctggaattgtgcTCAGTACAGTCAGTACGTGCCGGATACTGTTTTTTCTGCatagacagaaaaaaaaatatcacattgtctaacccgggattcgaaccatGGCATTCTAAGCAATAACAAATTTCgttaaatcaataatttcattaaaaatggaATCATGGCATTTTAAGCaataacaaatttcattaaaaatattttgaataaaccGTGGCTATCAATACAATgaatatgaatgaaaaatagATATGAGTAATAAGGGTTGATCTCTAGACCGAATGATAACGAAGCGTTGGTCCAATCcacaaagttttatataataagaaaattgtTACAACTAAAAGAGTATTTATTAcaacacttaaaaatataagtgtttATTACCATCTCCATAATCCTTAATGAAAGGTTGAgtccttaaaattatttgtacaaaTACAGCGTAGCCTACTGAAGATGGTGTGGTGAACTATTAGTTtcatttaactataaaatagcTTACCaactaaatttgttttaaaactatgaTTAACATCATATACATTTAACTATAGTTTGAAATTCACTAGCATTCTTTCGTTTTTCCATTGGCAGTTATTTCTTGTTGAGCTTCTTTGATTTCTTTCTTTACATTCGTGTTTCCTTTCATGTAATTTCTGTAGTAGAAGTTTCCGAACATATATAAGAAGAGTCCAGCGTTGACCGTCAGAAGGAAATTGATGAATTTAGGATAATTACATTCACAGAACAAAACAGAAAAGTTGTGGTAGAAGATGATGCAAAATTGGatctgtaattaattaaaaaatataattaaattttattcacgaTGAAGTTATTTGACTCGTACTAAATTTTGATTCTAGAATACCTAACACTTCACTTTAAATATTTccgttaattaaataaataggtatttcgATGTAACCGTTGAAATATTGCTGAATAATAAGAAATTTGATGtgtgattaaattttaaaatatttaagtactttttcTATTTCCGGATAGCAAAATTTTATGTTCGAGGACAGAAAATAGAACTAAACAATAAAGAATACTTTTTGTAAAGAAAGTGTTAAACATACCAGTTGCAACGTGGTGACGTGTTTCTTCCACCAAAGGAACTT
Coding sequences:
- the LOC115448222 gene encoding putative NAD(+)--arginine ADP-ribosyltransferase Mav; this encodes MAESRPMDTDQPVAEVVGEAKHAMLATLATYIKGDPIFSSYVRSILVANEPRAVPDSPESPASPASSIDSPESPAFSDSPESPAFSDEPSPPGSPAGAGDPDLAMDSDPGAPQLSAVPVACASKRPVSPAPSESRSGAASSDLDDDGFTIVRSGRRKKQRSSDASASQAPSAPPAPSTPKPAASKPAPASSTKSSPPQPKGPKNPPKVNLQLPEGVPLQSFFDALTTEGIKIPPNAWNSGKKMLSLQPGSISDHRELTKFLDSKRYHYYTFALLDERRYRYVIRGIPIQMSAVEVQQGLQAKGIAALEVHRMHRQSRASQLGLQYEMVLVILATPDDVKALYEIRDISGLGGFTVETPH